The window AGAAGTACAGTGTTAGGTGAGAGCAGTAGATCAGTCATTAGTCACAAACTTTACTTACAGGTTTTGTTAAATTACCAAAAAACACTCAATAACCATGCTGTCATCCATGGCCTTATTACGTTCCTAAATTACTGTTAAATATTgtgaattgaattaaaaaaaacattattttagagAACATGTTTCTTACAATACCCACACTTAGTGAAGCTTTTTTCTGCTTCCCAAAATTGTAGCGCACAAAGCCCCGACTATAGGATCTGGTAATAAGGATTGCCCCGCCATGTCCCTCCATGAAGTCTTCTGGAATTTCCATTTCAGATCCAAAAGTAAGTGTGGTGCTTTCTGCATGGATCACAATGAAAGGATTGCAGGCTAATGATTTAATGGGGGTTCTTTTTGGGTCCATTATCAAAGTCAAGCATTTAGCTGTCCACAACGTTTATCTCCATTTCCTCTTCTTCATCTGCTATGTGGCTGCCGTGTGCTGAAATCTATATTTTCCAAGGAACATCGACGTAGCTGGAGACCGAATGCACTGGATGCCGACAGCAGGGACAGTGAGCGAAAAAATTCCCCAACATGCTCATGGCTTCCCTTGACAAGATCTTCCATCTCACAGGTAGTGGAGTAAAGTCTGAACATTGTTTCCAATCCGTGTACTCTTGGTACAAGGTGTCAGTTTTCAATGCTTCAAACCAGGGCAAATATCCAGTGAGAATAACGAAAAGAAGAACCCCAAAGGCCCAGGTGTCTATACTAGGGCTCAAGATTAAAAATTCTTCATCTGTCAAGGCACATAACTCTGGAGCCATGTAAGGGATAATGTGTGACATCGCTGACACACAGGTTCCCACATGTTTGGTCAAACCAAAGTCACTCAGCTTGATATAATAGCAGTCTCTGTCCATAAGTAGCACGTTGTCCGTCTTCAAGTCCCGGTGGACCAATCCTCTCCTGTGCATGTAGTCCAGAGCACAGGATATCTGGATTGCGCATCTTTTGACTGCATCCTCCGGAATTCCAACCTGCAGAAAACAGATCAATATCATGAGATTTTCTAGTGTAGTGCCTTATCTAAAGCAACAATACTAAACTTTGAAGATTTGTCTGGTATTGGGACAGGGGATGCTGCAGTAAATACAATAGTTGCTGTAATGATCATGTAGCATCAAACAATGCATTGAAATGTAAACCTCTTCTACCCATAGAAAGACTATGCTATTCCAAAgacccccccatacacattagtcaTCTATCTGGCTATTACCGGTGTATCTCGATTCTCCGCCTGATTGTTGGTGTCCATCTCCAACTTTTTTGTATTTTGTAGTAAAGTGTTGGTATATTATAGGAGAACATATAGTGTCATCCTTTCTTACCTGATTTCTGATGATATCATGCAAGGTGCCCGCTGGTGCCAACTCCTGCGTCATTATATAGTGATCCCGTGTGCCAATAAAGATTGGGTAGGTCCTAATAATGTCAGGGTGGTTAGAGATAGTGACTGAAAAAGACAGCTCCCTCAGAAAGGTTTCCAGATGAGTTTGGTCCTTTCTCACTAGCTTCATAGCCAGTGGTTgtcctaaaaaaaaacaaaaagaaaaaagaaaattacATCCAAGATCTCCCAAAGAAACACATTCCATCATCACTGACCGTAGACATGAGATATTTGTTGGTGAAATCACTGATTGTTTATCTCACTTTTATGAGGCAGGCCCACTATAGTAGGTCGGGGACAGCTTGGATTTACCAGATTTATTCTCAAGTTTACTACTATAAAACTGACACCAGATGTGTTTGGCGGCCACTGATCTAATTTTTCTTTCAAAATTAAATGTAGATTTGAATAAACCAAACAGTATTCTTAGAGGAGACTCTGGGAAACGCAGACTAAGGCTGCCATGCACATCGGGATAAAGTTGGCCGAACTAGACAAATTCGGCAGATCTGGCTGACTATTTGATGAGTTTGGTGTCATTAAAAATCTTTGGACAAGGGTCTGGGAACTAAAGGATCGGGAAGATAGAAACCCAGTCACTTGTCTCAGCTGGGGACAAAGGTTGAGCGGTTGGAGATTAATCTCATGATACTTTTTTACTCCATGGAGTTCTCCATGAGACCCACTGCCGGCATCATCTGGGAGACACTTATCTCGAGTGAGAACAAAAGTATTGGGAGACTGAACTCTATCGATCTTTGTGTTCTCCGATATCTTCTGTCAGTAACACATTAGAAGGTGCCCACCTCAGATATTTTTAGATGGCAATTTGTATGACATAAGAGAATAAACTTGGCCTTACATGGAAATATATCTACAAACTATTGGCAAATGTAGAAAACCAATAATGGTTACTTACAGTATAAAAAAAGTCTCTACTCAAATTGAAATATAACCTACAGTATATGAACAAAGAGTACATAATCCAAAAGATCACATATAAAAGAacgatttttaaaaaaataaaataaataaaaaacacacttatacaaagcagcaaaaactgcaaatgtaGTATCTACAAATTATATAATCTGATTTTTCGCATACACATGATACATTTgcaatttttgctatttttttctatgtgtgtgattttatttttttttttttcgatagTTTTCACTATGCTCAATCTTCTGGATCTGTTTGGTGTGACCTCTTAACATTCAttgtttttactttatttttgaATAAAAGTTGTTCTTTTGCACGACATCTTTTGGGTTCAGTTGTATTTCTTCATATAGATTACATGTATTGGCAAATGCAGCTGAATGTGATGGGAATTATTGACATATAGATGCTCAGAAGGAATAAGGTTCCCAAACATTATCAGCAGCTACCCGACACTTGTTTGGACAACATCTATTCCTCCCAACCTCCCCGTACACATCCGAACATATTTCTGCCAAAATCATGTCTGGGCAGATTCAAGAGTCCCCTATAACCTTACCATGGTGATATTATAGGTATTTATGACTTTTCTTCTATGTGTATGAGCATTTTTACAACATATGTTACTAAAATAGTCTAGCTCTGCCAGTGATCTACAGATAAATTGCTCATCCCTGTGGCCAGTAAAGCACATTATCAGGTTTTTGTATAAATGTTATAAATTATACCCCATATATTATACATATTTTACCCCATATAGTATCTCAGCCTACACACATGACAAGCTTTTTTTTGTCCTTGTTCACATACCTATTAATTTGTCCTGTGCCAGTAGGACTCTTCCGTATGACCCCTGGCCCAGCTCCTTGATGATATCGTAGCTTTCAGAAATCTCCTGCATTTCCACGGTTTGGATGATGGTCTCCATCGTAGCTTTGAAATAGGGGATTCTTTAAGCTAAACAAATTCAGTAGGACTGTAAAGGAAAATTTAAGAAATATGTTTAATACAACATCATGTGGTGATCCCAATCCTGAGTTCTCTGGGAATTTTCCTTTCTAATTAAGTTCCATCATAAATTAGAAACCAATGAAACAGAAAGATGTCAGTCCAGGAAAGGATGGGTGACAACTATTGAAAACTTATCTTTGTGCTGATATTGGTTGTTATAAATATTATACATGGAGATATTGTGATCAAAGAAAGTGACAAAATTAGGATTAACTTaaaattattctttaaaaataATGAAGTGTTTGTATTTAGAGATTATTTTGTATAATGTTGGTGATTAAGACAAGAAAATTATAATCTGTTCCCGGTGTAATGATACTAGAAAAAGGATTAATTGGTAAATGGTCATATGGTAAGGAGACCACAAACCCATGGTACATAACCCCAGTGAATATACTATTGAGAAGTAGTCTTACCTGGGTTGGGTTTTTGGTGAAGTTGATGATACGTTGGCTTCTTCTCCAATAAGTAGAGTGATGTCTCTTTGCTTGGGATCAGTCACAGAGAAGTTCTCAGGAATAATTCCACAAGACCcatgaacttttagctttatatagAGAAGCAGCTACCTCATATTGAAATCAATGCTCCTCATTTGCTTATTGGATGTCAAAAACCTCTATTGAATTGCTAATGAATGCGTCTTCTAGAACATGGACATTCATGTAGACCCTATTGTCATTAATCACCTGTGAATAGACTGACTAAAGTCAGTGGGCCTCAATGGTATCAGGGAGGAGCTCACCTCTGTATTGTTTGTATTGCTAATTAATTGCTATTGTAGGTAATTATGAAGTTATTTTATCCCCTAAAGTCACATCTCTCTTTCTTTATCTCCTTTATCTTCTTTATCATTCATGTTTGTATGTAAATCTACATTTCTCATGTAAGAATGTTGTATCCAGTGTTTATGGAAACAAATCTTGTACAATAGTCTTGTCCTGACTAACATTATTACATGGAAATCATAGAATTGTGTTTGTCCTATAGTAAATCTGCTCCTACAACGAAGGCTAAGCCCCAAACACATTAGATGGATCTGGGGTGATGAGCAGTAGATTGTAGATGGCTTCAAACACATCTAGACttcaaaatttgatttttttttttatggtatgTATACTGTATTGATTTTTATACCATATCTTGAAAAAATTGTATTTCACTTTATCTTGATAACATGCAAAAAAAGTAACAAATTATAGTCAAATCTATGTAAGTTTAATATTTTATCCAGGAAGGGGGGGAGGGTGAGGGAAGGAAAGAACGGAAATAAAGGGTGGAGAATTGGGTAGGAAAAGGAGTTCTGAAATTTGCTtaacttttagttgtatttttgTACATAAACTTGTCTAACTCTAAAATTGCAAAATATAATCTTAAGATAAATAAACGGAAGAATTCATCTATATTACCCTTAAAACTAGATAAATAACTCTCAAAGATTTTAAGATTCATAAGTGACTTTTTTCGACCATAAATTTCTTCTTGTTAAATATTTTGTGTAAGATTTTTCCTTTTAATGCAAATTTATATTCGTATTTATTGTGTGAAGAGACTGTTTCTATTTCATGCACAGATGAAACTTTGTCATCTTTCCAATTGGCTGCTAGAAAAATGTTTGTCACTTGGATAATGTGACCTGTGATGTGCCTACAATACAGATAAGGTTCATCTAGGCCAATGGATAATAGAACCAATTCCACCGTAAGACTAATTTTATTAGAAGTCACATTATGGATGAGTATTTCTACATCTCTCCATAAGTTCAATTTTGGacagctgcagaatatttgtcgagTTTGAGTAATTCCCTTTTCAAGACAATTTCCCAGCACATTTCAGAGTTTGTGGTAGAGAATCTATTTAGCTTTTGTGGGGTATAATATCACTCAACACATATCTGAAAATATGTTTCTTGTAAAGATGCACAAGACGAGTTGAAGTAAGTATTAGTTATAGCAGATTTCTATTTAGTAGATGGAAATGTCGTTCCCATTTCTTTTTCCCATTGTTCCATATTTTTCAATTTCTTAAATTTGTAGTCATCATTTAGTAATGAGTATGTGTAACTTGTCCTCCATAAGCTCATGTTTGTTGGGTTAAGTAAATTTATAATGGTATTATGAATTTTTGTAGGCATAAGATGTTTGTTGAACAAAGTCTATCATGCGGTTTCACTTATTCTTCACAGCTGTTGACATCGAAAGGGATAATGCTATTGTTAGCCATTATGTCACTGAGGTATTTTATTCCGTATTTTTTCCAATCTGATATTTTGATTCTTGGAATTAATAGTTCTAAAGTGTCTACAGTTATGTCTTTAATAAAACAAggagaattaataaagaaaattagaCATTTTTGCAATTCTCTCCAAGCTTTAATTTCCGCGTTATTACTGGGGTTAGTTGGTAACTTTTTGTTGGTTTTAATTAAGTATGCTAGAAGTATGTCTTTCTTATTTTTATTGCAAGAAAAGAATTTATCTAAGAACATCCAACTATTGTTTAGTTCCTCAAGTAATGTATTTCGTGTTTGTTTCAATAAGTTGGTTAAGTAATATGACTGTGTGTTGGGTAATCCGATGCCTCCATTTTGTTTGTTTGAATAGTAGGGTTTTTGAAATTCTAGGTTTCCTATTTGCCATATAAATTTTTGCAGTTGGGTTTGGCTTTTTGCTGTCCAAATTTTGGGGATATTTATGGGTAGGCATCTTTTCGGCAATATAATTGTTTTGTAGGATACAATGTTCCCTATCCATGAAATTTCTTCAATTTTTAATGCTTTTAGGTCATTATCTATAGCGAGAAGAAGTTTGGTTATGTTTAACTGTATGGTTttgtttaaaggaaacctgtcagtagaaattttgcactaaacctaaaagattccccttctgcagctcttgGGCTACATTCTAGCAagattcctgttgttattgtgccctctTTTTgatcaaaataaacactttataaagtggtacctttttgttttAAAATCTTGTTAAATGCAcacggggcgggctgtctgttgacCGTTATTCCGCCTCCTGctcctttacgccgtcccccatcgctcaatttcatacctcaggacgccgctcaGTGCgcctgaggtctcgcgcatgcgccgtgctactctagcgggactgtgcacagtgtgaccgctggtgacgtgttgcgcaggcgtgagaatatgggcggcgctgtgattttcatcagcaagtacccgcccataatctcgtgcccgcgctttcccctctgcctccaccgttctgcgcaagcgctggccaaatgaactcacgtcacctcttaccaagcGCTGGCCAGAAGAACCCACGTCACTTATTACcaaggtaagaggtgacgtggattcatctggccagcgcttgcgcagaacggttgaggcagaggggaaagcgcgggcacaagattatgggcaggtacttgctgatgaaaatcacagcgccgcccataatctcacgcctgcgcaacacgtcaccagcggtcacactgtgcacagtgcacagtcccgctagagtggcactgtgcatgcgcgagacctctggcgcactgggcggcgtcctgaggtatgaagtTGAGTGATggaggacggcgtaaagcagcaggaggcagaataatggacaacagacagcccgcccccatgtacaattaacaatatttgcatacgaaaaaggtaccactttataaagtatttattttggtctaaaagggagcacaataagaacaggaacctttccagaatgcagcccacgagctgcagaaggggaatcttttgcaaaatttctgctgacaggttccctttaagatgtttGACAGTATTATACCTAAATAAGCTACCCAAGAGTAATTAAATTCTTTGTTTATATCTTTTTTCAAATTTTCGTTGATGTTGAAGCAAAGAATTTGAGACTTAAGATTATTAATTTTATAGTAAAATATGTTATTAAATTCCATTAAAACTTTATTAATAATGTCTAAGGGATTCTAGGGGATCTGTAATAGTACAAAATAATCCTATACGCAGATGATATAATTTTGTCAGTCTCCAAttggagtttattagtgatgagcgagtactaaaaagctcgggtgctcgaggcttgggccgagcatcccaagatactcgtgtactcggcccgagcaccgagcccaatgttatcctatgggagacccgagtatttttgtgaaatgacccccggcagcatgtagaaaccctaaaaatggcacaaaagtctcagaagagtactcaaatgacatggcaacagcatggggaagaccccttgaagcatttatcactcaaaagtcacagctgtgaacaattttgtccacgttttacgccatttttacggactcaccagaaaaccttccaaaatgacaccaaaatgaattttcatggcggaaatgttaagggcacatacccaatagtgagagcgtaatgtatgttactttttgcgattaatacatgaaagattttacgtaaaacattgtgtggcactccgatgtccctgagaagagacgtacataaaggcctctgagtctaatgtgcccattttgaggaagtgagtctttgtagtattttttcctttgccagggcagtccaaaattgtgaggttcaccaatgcccctgcatacagacgtgcatgagggcctcaaaacattaagtgtccattgtcaggaagtgggtgtattatagtatagccctttggcagggcagccaaaaattgggaggctccacgttgtccctggatagagacgtgcatgagggcctcaaaacattgttcccattgcaaaggagtgggtctcctgtcgttgtaatgtccattctgcaaagaatgggcgaaaaaatttaccactgggggtatacctgaaacaaaggcctaactattgtaactgtcattatggtggcgcatgaggaggaggagcagtccagcgattatccaaagtccagaagtgtgtacccatgggtgactggaggtacatggcaaattcccgttacaaactttaaattccgctctcatttgctggtggtgtggtgaagtctggcccaatccaacccttgttcatcttgatcagagtcagcctgtcagcattttcagttgacaggcgggtgcgtttatctgtaatgattccacctgcggcactaaaaacacgctctgagaaaacgctagcggcagggcaggccaggacttccaaggcgtagagagccaattcatgccccgtgtccaccttggatacccaataattgtaaggcacagaggaatgtcggagtacagttgttcgatctgcaaggtactccttgagcatctgacaaacttaggatttcttgtggcactaccccgcacctcaggggctgtggtacgtgaggggctgagaaaactgtcccacatcttaaagactgttcccctacctctggcggattgaacttgtgcctctctcggctgtacgccttggttgtccactgattcctgacctatgccgctagcgttttgtgagggaaatgctttgcctacttccgtgactatggtcttccggaactgctgcattttggttgacctctccgcctcgggaataagagacataaagttctccttgtagcgtgggtctaacagtgttaccaaccagtaatgattgtcggccaagatgttcttaacacgagggtcacgagacaggcagcttaccataaagtcagccatgtgcgccagactcttaacagccaggacttcagtagcctgaccaacacgatgactgaacatgctgtccttctcctcctcctcctcctccacctcctcatctaccctgtcctctggccagccacgctgaacagaggatatgactggtgtgcatgtcatatcctcaatttggccggagagttgctccatgtcttcatcctcctcctcgtcatagtcctccactgcacgttgtgatgagacgaggctgggctgtgtgttatcatccacacccactactgtttcttgctgcaactcattgcgctctgcctgcaatgcatcatgtttgtttttgagcagagaccgttttagaaggcagagtagcggtatggtgacgctaataatggcgtcatcaccactcaccatcttggtggagtcctcaaagttttggaggatggtacataggtcggacatccatctccactcctcaggtgttgtgtggagtttgacccatttcccgacggcttaggtgatgcaggtactcaacaactgccctcttctgctcacatatcctgaccaacatgtgcagagttgaattccaacgcgtggggacatcacacaccagtctgtgagccggaagatgcaaacggcgctgaaagccggcaaggccggctgaagcagtaggtgactttcgaaaatgtgcagacaggcggcgaacttttaccagcagatcagacagctctgggtatgactttagaaaccgctgatccacgaggttgagcacatgggccacgcatggaacatgtgtcagctggcctcgcctcaaagccgccaccaggttccggccattgtcacacacgacctttcctggctttaggttcagaggtgtgagctagtgatctgcctgctgtttcagagctgtccacacctcttctgcattgtggggtttgtcacctatgcagattagcttcagcacagcctgttgccgcttcgccgaggcagtgctgcagtgcttccagcttgggactggtgtggagggtaaagtggatgaggatgcgcaggaggaggaggaggctgaagagcatgacattctggagctgtagagtgtgggtgaaaccctgactgaggtagggccagcaaaccttggtgtgggaaggacgtgttccgtccctcgctcagactgggtcccagcttccacaatattaacccagtgtgccgtcaacgaaatgtagtggccttgcccacaagcacttgtccacgtgtctgtggttaggtggactttgggtgaaacagcgttgttcagggcacgtgtgatgttttgtgacacgtggttatgcaacgcggggacggcacaccgggagaaatagtggcggctggggaccgagtaacgtgggacagctgccgccatcaggtcgcggaatgcttctgtctccaccagcctaaaaggcaacatttccagcgcaagcagtcgcgaaatgttagcatttagaactgtggcatgtg is drawn from Anomaloglossus baeobatrachus isolate aAnoBae1 chromosome 3, aAnoBae1.hap1, whole genome shotgun sequence and contains these coding sequences:
- the LOC142297363 gene encoding serine/threonine-protein kinase SBK1-like produces the protein METIIQTVEMQEISESYDIIKELGQGSYGRVLLAQDKLIGQPLAMKLVRKDQTHLETFLRELSFSVTISNHPDIIRTYPIFIGTRDHYIMTQELAPAGTLHDIIRNQVGIPEDAVKRCAIQISCALDYMHRRGLVHRDLKTDNVLLMDRDCYYIKLSDFGLTKHVGTCVSAMSHIIPYMAPELCALTDEEFLILSPSIDTWAFGVLLFVILTGYLPWFEALKTDTLYQEYTDWKQCSDFTPLPVEIFILTHYLVKPHMLSVCSESNTGTKNDENQVNCSDEKQTIILKENGKLRLLWKYLDFAVLIEIKLV